One region of Streptomyces leeuwenhoekii genomic DNA includes:
- a CDS encoding S9 family peptidase, whose translation MTTEADSFPRRHARTQRFTLGAPRSFTVAPDGSRVAFLRSSSGTDRAGSLWVLDLAEGGERVAADPRALLGDVAEDLPPEERARRERSREGGAGIVGYATDAAVELACFALSGRLFTAELRAGTARELRVRGPVVDPRPAPDGRHIAYVARGALRVVGAEGEGDRALAEPEADGVSYGLAEFVAAEEMARTRGFWWAPESDRLLVARVDDTPVRRWWISDPAHPERDPQHVAYPAAGTANAEVRLFVLGLDGTRTEVVWDRDRYPYLARVHWSAAGAPLLLVQSRDQRGQLYLAVDPASGATRMVHADEDPIWLELFPGVPCWSPSGQLVRIADEGGARVLAVGDRPLTGAQLHIRAVLDVSDDDVLVSASAGEEAADPETGEVHVYRVNELGVERVSQEPGVHSAVRAGGVTVLVSAALDRPGTRAEVLRDGKRAAVVPSYAEDPGMSLRVRLTQGGARRIPCAVLMPKDYPGDTLLPVLMDPYGGPHGQRVVAAHNAHLTSQWFADQGFAVVVADGRGTPGRSPAWEKAVKDDVAGVVLQDQVDALQALAADFPLDLSRVAVRGWSFGGYLAALAVLRRPDVFHAAVVGAPVTDLRLYDTHYQERYLGHPGEQPEVYRRNSVIDDAGLVDAAEPHRPMMIIHGLADDNVVVAHSLRLSSALLAAGRPHEVLPLSGVTHMTPQETVAENLLRLQLDFLKRSLSLT comes from the coding sequence ATGACGACCGAGGCTGACTCCTTCCCCAGGCGGCACGCCCGCACCCAGCGGTTCACGCTCGGCGCGCCGCGCTCGTTCACCGTGGCGCCCGACGGTTCCCGGGTCGCGTTCCTGCGTTCCTCCTCCGGCACCGACCGGGCCGGCTCCCTGTGGGTCCTCGACCTCGCGGAGGGCGGCGAGCGCGTGGCGGCCGACCCCCGCGCCCTGCTGGGCGACGTGGCGGAGGACCTCCCGCCGGAGGAGCGGGCACGGCGCGAGCGCAGCCGCGAGGGCGGCGCCGGCATCGTGGGCTACGCCACCGACGCGGCCGTGGAGCTGGCGTGTTTCGCCTTGTCAGGGCGGCTGTTCACGGCCGAGCTGCGGGCCGGGACGGCACGGGAGCTGCGCGTGCGCGGCCCGGTGGTCGACCCCCGCCCCGCTCCGGACGGACGGCACATCGCGTACGTCGCGCGGGGCGCCCTGCGGGTCGTGGGCGCCGAGGGCGAGGGCGACCGGGCACTGGCCGAGCCGGAGGCGGACGGCGTCTCCTACGGTCTGGCCGAGTTCGTCGCCGCCGAGGAGATGGCGCGGACGCGGGGCTTCTGGTGGGCCCCGGAGTCGGACCGGCTGCTGGTGGCCCGCGTGGACGACACGCCGGTGCGGCGGTGGTGGATCTCCGACCCGGCCCACCCGGAACGTGACCCACAACACGTCGCGTATCCGGCGGCGGGTACCGCCAACGCGGAGGTCCGGCTGTTCGTGCTGGGCCTGGACGGGACGCGGACCGAGGTGGTCTGGGACCGCGACCGGTACCCCTATCTGGCCCGCGTGCACTGGTCCGCGGCGGGTGCGCCGCTGCTGCTCGTGCAGTCCCGCGACCAGCGCGGGCAGCTCTATCTGGCGGTGGACCCCGCGTCGGGGGCGACCCGGATGGTGCACGCCGACGAAGATCCGATTTGGCTGGAACTTTTCCCCGGGGTTCCCTGCTGGAGCCCCTCCGGGCAGTTGGTGCGGATCGCCGACGAGGGCGGGGCGCGGGTGCTGGCGGTCGGGGACCGTCCGCTGACGGGGGCGCAGTTGCACATCAGGGCGGTGCTGGACGTCTCCGACGACGACGTGCTGGTCTCGGCCTCCGCCGGTGAGGAGGCGGCCGACCCGGAGACCGGCGAGGTGCACGTCTACCGGGTGAACGAGCTGGGCGTGGAGCGCGTGTCGCAGGAGCCCGGCGTGCACTCGGCGGTCCGCGCCGGGGGCGTGACCGTACTGGTGTCCGCGGCGCTGGACCGGCCGGGCACGCGGGCGGAGGTGCTGCGGGACGGCAAGCGTGCGGCGGTCGTCCCCTCGTACGCCGAGGATCCCGGTATGTCCCTGCGCGTGCGACTCACCCAGGGGGGCGCACGCCGCATCCCATGCGCCGTGCTTATGCCAAAGGACTACCCCGGTGACACCCTCCTCCCGGTCCTGATGGACCCCTACGGTGGTCCGCACGGTCAGCGGGTGGTGGCCGCGCACAACGCCCACCTCACCTCCCAGTGGTTCGCCGACCAGGGCTTCGCGGTGGTCGTCGCCGACGGGCGCGGCACCCCCGGCCGCTCCCCCGCGTGGGAGAAGGCCGTCAAGGACGACGTGGCCGGCGTCGTCCTCCAGGACCAGGTGGACGCCCTCCAGGCGCTCGCCGCCGACTTCCCGCTCGACCTGTCCCGGGTCGCCGTCCGGGGCTGGTCCTTCGGCGGCTATCTGGCGGCACTCGCGGTGCTGCGCCGCCCGGACGTGTTCCACGCCGCGGTGGTGGGCGCCCCGGTCACCGACCTGCGCCTGTACGACACCCACTACCAGGAGCGCTACCTCGGCCATCCCGGGGAGCAGCCGGAGGTCTACCGCCGCAACTCGGTGATCGACGACGCGGGCCTGGTCGACGCCGCCGAACCCCACCGCCCGATGATGATCATCCACGGGCTGGCGGACGACAACGTGGTGGTCGCCCACTCCCTGCGCCTGTCCTCGGCGCTGCTGGCGGCCGGGCGCCCGCACGAGGTGCTGCCCCTGTCCGGCGTCACCCACATGACCCCCCAGGAGACGGTCGCCGAGAACCTGCTGCGGCTCCAGCTCGACTTCCTCAAGCGCTCCCTGTCGCTGACATAG
- a CDS encoding ABC transporter ATP-binding protein, which translates to MAEPILQVRGLVKHYPLTTGILFKKQVGAVKAVDGVDFGLARGETLGIVGESGCGKSTVARMLVNLERPTAGEIRYKGEDITRLSGRALKAVRRNIQMVFQDPYTSLNPRMTVGDIIGEAYDIHPEVAPKGDRRRRVQELLDVVGLNPEYVNRYPHQFSGGQRQRIGIARGLALRPEVIVADEPVSALDVSVQAQVINLMGRLQDEFGLSYVFIAHDLSIVRHISDRVGVMYLGRIVETGSHTEIYDHPTHPYTQALLSAVPVPDPEAREHRERIILAGDVPSPANIPSGCRFRTRCWKARERCAQEVPPLAVPAGFRDATGPVAHDSACHFAEAKQVVPPEEDRAEPGREESGRGRYG; encoded by the coding sequence ATGGCTGAGCCGATCCTCCAGGTCCGCGGGCTCGTCAAGCACTACCCGCTCACCACCGGCATCCTGTTCAAGAAGCAGGTCGGCGCGGTCAAGGCCGTGGACGGGGTGGACTTCGGCCTCGCCCGGGGCGAGACCCTCGGCATCGTCGGGGAGTCCGGCTGCGGCAAGTCCACGGTGGCCCGGATGCTGGTCAACCTGGAGAGGCCGACGGCGGGGGAGATCCGCTACAAGGGCGAGGACATCACCAGGCTGTCGGGCAGGGCCCTGAAGGCGGTCCGCCGCAACATCCAGATGGTCTTCCAGGACCCGTACACCTCCCTCAACCCCCGTATGACGGTCGGCGACATCATCGGGGAGGCGTACGACATCCACCCCGAAGTCGCGCCCAAGGGCGACCGGCGCCGGCGGGTGCAGGAACTCCTCGACGTCGTCGGCCTCAATCCCGAGTACGTCAACCGCTACCCGCACCAGTTCTCCGGCGGCCAGCGCCAGCGGATCGGCATCGCCCGGGGGCTCGCCCTGCGCCCCGAGGTCATCGTCGCCGACGAGCCGGTCTCCGCCCTCGACGTGTCGGTGCAGGCCCAGGTGATCAACCTGATGGGGCGGCTCCAGGACGAGTTCGGCCTCTCCTACGTCTTCATCGCCCACGACCTGTCGATCGTGCGGCACATCTCCGACCGGGTCGGGGTGATGTACCTGGGGCGGATCGTGGAGACCGGCAGCCACACGGAGATCTACGACCATCCGACCCACCCCTACACCCAGGCGCTGCTGTCGGCGGTGCCGGTCCCCGACCCCGAGGCGCGCGAGCACCGGGAGCGGATCATCCTCGCCGGCGACGTGCCCTCCCCGGCGAACATCCCCTCCGGCTGCCGCTTCCGCACCCGGTGCTGGAAGGCGCGCGAGCGCTGCGCCCAGGAGGTCCCGCCGCTCGCGGTCCCGGCCGGCTTCCGGGACGCGACCGGACCCGTCGCGCACGACTCGGCCTGCCACTTCGCGGAGGCCAAGCAGGTCGTGCCGCCCGAGGAGGACCGTGCGGAACCCGGCCGGGAAGAGTCCGGCCGAGGCAGGTACGGCTGA
- the mshB gene encoding N-acetyl-1-D-myo-inositol-2-amino-2-deoxy-alpha-D-glucopyranoside deacetylase — MTELPARRLLLVHAHPDDESINNGATMAKYAAEGAQVTLVTCTLGERGEVIPPGLRHLAGAALGQHRMRELTEAMRALGVDDVRLLGGPGRFADSGMMGLPDNDDPACFWQADVDTAAALLVEVIREVRPQVLVTYDPDGGYGHPDHIQAHRVAMRAADLAAEAGCPLAKVYWNRVPRSIAEASFARLHEDLPGLPFAKPAALDDVPGVVDDTRITTEIDGTAYAAAKAAAMRAHATQIEVAEPYFALSNELAQPLFTTEYYELVRGERGPGDRETDLFAGIAAATEGKAP; from the coding sequence ATGACCGAACTGCCCGCCCGTCGTCTGCTCCTGGTGCACGCGCACCCGGACGACGAGTCGATCAACAATGGCGCCACCATGGCCAAGTACGCGGCGGAGGGCGCCCAGGTGACCCTGGTGACCTGCACCCTCGGCGAGCGCGGCGAGGTCATCCCGCCGGGACTGCGCCATCTGGCCGGCGCCGCGCTCGGCCAGCACCGGATGCGTGAGCTCACCGAGGCCATGCGCGCGCTCGGCGTCGACGACGTCCGGCTGCTCGGCGGACCGGGCCGGTTCGCCGACTCCGGGATGATGGGCCTGCCCGACAACGACGACCCCGCCTGCTTCTGGCAGGCCGACGTCGACACGGCCGCCGCCCTCCTCGTCGAGGTGATCCGCGAGGTGCGCCCCCAGGTCCTCGTCACCTACGACCCGGACGGCGGCTACGGCCACCCCGACCACATCCAGGCCCACCGCGTCGCCATGCGCGCCGCCGACCTCGCCGCCGAGGCGGGCTGCCCGCTCGCCAAGGTGTACTGGAACCGGGTGCCCCGCTCCATCGCCGAGGCGTCCTTCGCCCGGCTCCACGAGGACCTCCCCGGCCTGCCCTTCGCCAAGCCGGCCGCCCTGGACGACGTACCCGGCGTCGTGGACGACACGCGGATCACCACCGAGATCGACGGCACCGCGTACGCCGCCGCCAAGGCCGCGGCGATGCGGGCGCACGCCACCCAGATCGAGGTGGCCGAGCCGTACTTCGCGCTCTCCAACGAGCTGGCGCAGCCCCTGTTCACCACCGAGTACTACGAACTGGTGCGCGGCGAGCGCGGCCCCGGCGACCGGGAGACCGACCTGTTCGCCGGGATCGCCGCCGCCACGGAAGGAAAGGCGCCGTGA